The Clostridium sp. DL-VIII DNA window TACATCATAATAATAATCACTTCCGCAATCCTTACATGTTAGCTTTAATTTATTATCTTCTGTCATTATATGAAACTCATTTCCACTACACCCATCTTTTTTACAGACAATAGTTTGTATCATACTCATACCCTCTCATAAATATAATTTCTCTCTATTTTACTACATGTTTAATTATCGAATTTCCTTTTTTTAACACATTCTACAACTAAATTATATGCTATAATTTTTCTATTGTACACTGTAATAATTAGTATTTTTAATTCATTTTATGAGATAGTTCTACTGTTTTTTATATTTAAGTTTACATTTCTCTATTATATTATATTGAATAGCATATATAATATAAAAAATAAAAAAACTATGAATTACAAATTCATAGTTTTCTAATGGTGGAGATAAAGAGATTCGAACTCTTGACCCCCTGCGTGCAAGGCAGGTGCTCTCCCAACTGAGCTATACCCCCATGGTGGACCTTCAGGGACTCGAACCCTAGACCTACCGGTTATGAGCCGGTTGCTCTAACCAACTGAGCTAAAGATCCATTAAAGTCACTAAAACTTTAATATAAAATCTTGTAAAAACAAGATTACCTCGCAACGTCCTACTCTGCCACACAGTCTCCCATGCAGTACCATCGGCGCTATAGACCTTAACTTTCCTGTTCGGAATGGGAAGGAGTGTTACCTCTATGCCATCATCACGAGATGCATGTTTTTCCCAAATCTTCGATTTGGTTGAAAAACAGCACACCAACGAACGTATGTGAGTTAGTGTTTCCTTAGAAAAATAACCCTTGTTCATCGCTTATACTATTTTTTCAGTAATTATCCTAAATAACTACTACTTAAAAGAACCTTGTTCTTTCAAAATTGCACATAGTCCTTAATGTATTTACAACTTGATTATATTGGTCAAGCCCTCGACCTATTAGTATCAGTCAGCTAAATATGTTACCATACTTACACCTCTGACCTATCAACCTTGTAGTCTTCAAGGGGTCTTACTAGCTTATGCTATGGGAAATCTCATCTTGAGGTGGGCTTCACACTTAGATGCTTTCAGCGTTTATCCCTTCCCGACTTAGCTACCCAGCTATGCTTCTGGCGAAACAACTGGTACACCATAGGTCAGTCCATCCCGGTCCTCTCGTACTAAGGACAGCTCCTCTCAAATTTCCTACGCCCGCGACGGATAGGGACCGAACTGTCTCACGACGTTCTGAACCCAGCTCGCGTGCCGCTTTAATGGGGCGAACAGCCCAACCCTTGGGACCTACTTCAGCCCCAGGATGCGACGAGCCGACATCGAGGTGCCAAACCTCCCCGTCGATGTGAACTCTTGGGGGAGATCAGCCTGTTATCCCCGAGGTAGCTTTTATCCGTTGAGCGATGGCCCTCCCACGAGGTACCACCGGATCACTAAGCCCGACTTTCGTCCCTGCTCCACTTGTAAGTGTCGCAGTCAGGCTCCCTTCTGCCTTTGCACTCTTCGAACGATTTTCCGACCGTTCTGAGGGAACCTTTTGGGCGCCTCCGTTACATTTTAGGAGGCGACCGCCCCAGTCAAACTGCCCACCTAACAATGTCCTGTCACCAGTTTCATGGCATCCAGTTAGAACTTCAATACTATCAGGGTGGTATCCCAACAACGACTCCTCCAAAGCTGACGCCCTGGTATCCCAGTCTCCCACCTATCCTGTACAGACAATACCGAAATTCAATGCTAAGCTACAGTAAAGCTCTACGGGGTCTTTCCGTCCAATCGCGGGTAGCGAGCATCTTCACTCGCACTACAACTTCGCCGGATTTGCAGTTGAGACAGTGCACAAGTCATTACGCCATTCGTGCGGGTCAGAACTTACCTGACAAGGAATTTCGCTACCTTAGGACCGTTATAGTTACGGCCGCCGTTTACTGGGGCTTAAGTTCATACCTTCGCTTGCGCTAAGTATTCCCCTTAACCTTCCAGCACCGGGCAGGCGTCAGCCCCTATACATCAGCTTTCGCTTTAGCAGAGACCTGTGTTTTTGTTAAACAGTTGCTTGTGCCTATTCTCTGCGACCTACGTTTCCGTAGGCACCCCTTATTCCGAAGTTACGGGGTCAATTTGCCTAGTTCCTTAACTGCAATTCTTCCGTCGGCCTTAGGATTCTCTCCTCATCTACCTGTGTCGGTTTGCGGTACGGGCACTACTTCTCTCTCTAGATGCTTTTCTTGGAAGCATGGAATCAGATACTTCGGTTCCGTGGAACCTTCCCCATCACGCCTCAGAATTGTTGGAACGGATTTGCCAATCCCAACTCCCTAAACGCTTAGACTAGCATCCAATAGCTAGCACATCCTATCCTTCTTCGTCACACCCTCGATATTAACGATGATAGTGGTATTGGAATATCAACCAATTGTCCATCGGCTACGCCTCTCGGCCTCGCCTTAGGTCCCGACTAACCCTGAGAAGACAAACTTTACTCAGGAAACCTTAGATATTCGGCCTGTAAGATTCTCACTTACATCTCGCTACTAATGCCAACATTCTCACTCGTAATCAGTCCACCGCTCCTTTCGGTACGACTTCAGCCCGATTACGACGCTCCTCTACCGCTCACAATAAATTGTGAACCCGTAGCTTCGGTGGTAAGTTTGAGCCCCGGACATTTTCGGCGCAGGATCTCTTGACTAGTGAGCTATTACGCACTCTTTTAATGAGTGGCTGCTTCTAAGCCAACATCCTAGTTGTCTTAGAAATCCCACATCCTTTTCCACTTAACTTACACTTTGGGACCTTAGCTGACGATCTGGGCTGTTTCCCTTTTGACCATGGAACTTATCTTTCACAGTCTGACTGCCGGACTGATAGTATATGGCATTCGGAGTTTGATAAGGTTCGGTAAGCGCTATGCCCCCTAGCCTATTCAGTGCTCTACCTCCACTACTCACATTTTCCGACGCTAGCCCTAAAGCTATTTCGAGGAGAACCAGCTATATCCGAGTTCGATTGGAATTTCTCCGCTATCCACAGCTCATCCCATGCTTTTTCAACAGCAACGTGGTTCGGTCCTCCACGAGGTTTTACCCTCGCTTCAACCTGGCCATGGATAGGTCACCCGGTTTCGGGTCTACAGCATGCAACTAGTCGCCCTATTAAGACTCGGTTTCCCTTCGGCTCCGTACCTTAAGTACTTAACCTCGCTACATACCGTAACTCGTTGGCTCGTTCTACAAAAAGCACATCATCACACACATAAGGTGCTTTGATCGGTTGTAGGCACATGGTTTCAGGTTCTATTTCACTCCCCTCCCGGGGTTCTTTTCACCTTTCCCTCACGGTACTGCTTCACTATCGGTCATCAGGTAGTATTTAGCCTTGGGAGGTGGTCCTCCCTGCTTCCCACAAGGTTTCACGTGTCTCGTGGTACTCTGGTGCAGAACTGATCATTATAGTTTTCATTTACAGGACTATTACCTCCTACGGTCCAACTTTCCAGTTGTGTTCAATTAACTATAATTTCACGTTATGTTCTGTCCGCAACCCCAGAGATAAATCTCTGGTTTGGGCTCTTTCCTTTTCGCTCGCCGCTACTAAGAAAATCGATTTTTCTTTCTCTTCCTCCAGGTACTTAGATGTTTCAGTTCCCTGGGTTTACCTTCATAAAGCTATGTATTCACTTTATGATACATGGGGTTTCCCATGTGAGTTTCCTCATTCGGAAATCTTCGGATCTCTGACTATGTGCGTCTACCCGAAGCTTATCGCAGCTTATCGCGTCCTTCATCGGCTCCTGATGCCAAGGCATTCACCATGCGCCCTTTGTAGCTTGACCTTTTGCTTGCTTATTGAATCTTATCGCTTCGTCAGCTGCAAAAATTATTCATTCGCGTACGCTTAAGTACTGCTCATTTCATAATTTTTTTGCTTCCTCGTGCTAAGCTCCAATAAGCTGCGCAAATTGGTTCGCATTTATAGTATATAGCGATATACACTATATGAATGCTTACAATTTGTTTTTAATCATTTCACAAAGAATATTTATTCTTGGCTTTGTTGTATTTTATATACATTAATCTATGTGCAATTTTCAAAGAACATTCAATTTCCGTCATTTTTGACAAAAATTTTTTGAAAGACTTAGTCTTTCAAAATTGAACAGAAACATAATACTTTAAGTAACCTGTCGAGTAAGTATATATTTTGATACATAAATGTATCTGTACTAGCCAAACATCATGTTGGTCTAGATTTCTCCATAGAAAGGAGGTGATCCAGCCGCAGGTTCTCCTACGGCTACCTTGTTACGACTTCACCCCAATCGCTGACCCTACCTTAGGTCGCTGCCTCGCTTACGCGTTAGCTCACGAACTTTGGGTATTGCCAACTCTCATGGTGTGACGGGCGGTGTGTACAAGGCCCGGGAACGTATTCACCGCGACATTCTGATTCGCGATTACTAGCAACTCCAGCTTCATGTAGGCGAGTTTCAGCCTACAATCCGAACTGAGACTGGTTTTAAAGTTTGGCTCCACCTCACGGTTTAGCATCTCTCTGTACCAGCCATTGTAGCACGTGTGTAGCCCTAGACATAAGGGGCATGATGATTTGACGTCATCCCCACCTTCCTCCCGGTTAACCCGGGCAGTCTCGCTAGAGTGCTCAACTTAATGGTAGCAACTAACAATAAGGGTTGCGCTCGTTGCGGGACTTAACCCAACATCTCACGACACGAGCTGACGACAACCATGCACCACCTGTCTTCCTGCCCCGAAGGGCTTCCTCGATTAAGAGTAATTCAGGAGATGTCAAGTCTAGGTAAGGTTCTTCGCGTTGCTTCGAATTAAACCACATGCTCCGCTGCTTGTGCGGGCCCCCGTCAATTCCTTTGAGTTTTAATCTTGCGACCGTACTCCCCAGGCGGAATACTTAATGCGTTTGCGGCGGCACGGAGGTCATGACAACCCCCACACCTAGTATTCATCGTTTACGGCGTGGACTACCAGGGTATCTAATCCTGTTTGCTCCCCACGCTTTCGAGCCTCAGTGTCAGTTACAGTCCAGAAAGTCGCCTTCGCCACTGGTATTCTTCCTAATCTCTACGCATTTCACCGCTACACTAGGAATTCTACTTTCCTCTCCTGCACTCTAGATATCCAGTTTGGAATGCAGCACCCAGGTTAAGCCCGAGTATTTCACATCCCACTTAAATATCCACCTACGCTCCCTTTACGCCCAGTAAATCCGGACAACGCTTGCCACCTACGTATTACCGCGGCTGCTGGCACGTAGTTAGCCGTGGCTTCCTCCTCAGGTACCGTCATTATCGTCCCTGAAGACAGAGCTTTACAATCCGAAGACCGTCATCACTCACGCGGCGTTGCTGCATCAGGGTTTCCCCCATTGTGCAATATTCCCCACTGCTGCCTCCCGTAGGAGTCTGGGCCGTGTCTCAGTCCCAATGTGGCCGATCACCCTCTCAGGTCGGCTACGCATCGTCGCCTTGGTGAGCCGTTACCTCACCAACTAGCTAATGCGACGCGGGTCCATCTCATAGCGGATTACTCCTTTAATTGCTATACCATGCGGTACTACAATCTTATGCGGTATTAATCTTCCTTTCGGAAGGCTATTCCCCTCTATGAGGCAGGTTACCCACGTGTTACTCACCCGTCCGCCGCTAGAGTCCTTCCCGAAGGAATTCCTCTCGCTCGACTTGCATGTGTTAAGCACGCCGCCAGCGTTCGTCCTGAGCCAGGATCAAACTCTCAATAAAAAGTTTAATCTTAGCTTACTCAAATAAAAATTGCTGGTTTACTTAAATGTACTTATTATTTTCTGTTCAATTTTCAAAGACCATTTTCTTTCACAACTTTCGTTGTAATTTTTTATTTACCATCGCCTCAAGCGACTTCCTCAGTATACCATTTGATTTGAACCTTGTCAACAACTTTTTTAATCCTTTAATCTATTTAAAAGCGTTATCTAGGTTTTTCAAAATACTTATGTCCCTCAGCGACGTTTCTAATCTTATCATATATATTCACAAACACAGCTTCATAATACTTCCTATTTAATTAATTTATTTTCCCCATAGCTTACAATTCATATATAATTCTCCATAATTCTATTAATGATACACCAGGAATAGTTATATTATTTATTGCTATATAATTTGTATTATGCTTACTTTTTAGCAAAATATTCTATCACTTTAATTCTCGTATAAATAATTAAGATGAGTTTCCTAATTTTAAATACGGAAACTCACCTAACTTTGTATAATAATTGGTATGTAATACTATTTAAAAATATCCCTTATATCTTTTTAAATAATAACTCGCCTATTTTTTATTGTTATATCCTATCTTTTCTAAAATAATTAATGCCGTATCTTCAATTGCTCTTTCTGTAACATCAATTGTTTTGCAACCTATTTTCCTCATTATTTTGTCTGCAAAATCTAATTCCTCTAAAACCCTAGCATCACCTGCATATTCAATATCTGATGTAATTCTATGAAATTTATCTAATCTTCTTTTTCTAATTTCAATCAACCTAAGAGGATTTATAGTAAGTCCAAACACCTTTTTTCTATCAATTTCATATATTTCTTCTGGTACTCCTACCTCTGGCATTAATGGAATATTTATAGCCTTTATTCCCTTATTGGCTAAATACATGCATAAAGGTGTCTTTGATGTTCTCGAAAGACCAATTAAAACAACATCTGCATTTTTCAACCCTCTATAATCTTTGCTGTCATCATATTGCATCGCGAACTCCATAGCTTCAATTCTCTTATAATATGCTTCATCAGTTTGGCGCATAGCACCTGGATTATACGTAGGATGAGTTTTTAATATAGTAGTTGCTACATTGATTATTGGACCTAATACATTCATAACCAATATATTTTTTTCCATTGCTTTTTGTGTTAAATGCTCTCTTACATCAACAGTAATTATTGTTGATACTATTATTACGTTTTCACAATTATCAGCAACATTCATCACATCCTCAACATCTTCTAACTCTTTTACGTATGGAATTCTTTTAACCTCAACCTTTTCTTCGAATTGACTTGCTGCTGCAATCGCTACTTGATGTGCAGTTTCTCCTATTGAATCTGATACTGCTAAAATTGTTAACATAAGTTTATCCCTTCCTTCTCATATTTTCATAATACCTCTTTTATACTCTAAATACTTCCTTAGTAAAAATATGTAACTTCTATAATTCTTTAAATTACATATTTGTATTCTTCTACTTTTATATTAACCTAAACTTACTTCTTTTAATAGTAGTGAAATTTTCTTAATCATATGTTAAACTTTAATATAAATACACCTGGAGGTAGTTATATGAAAAATAAAAAAGTTTTGACTATAAGTATTCTTCCTATAATGTGGGTTCTATATATATTATTTGAACTTATTAGTGGAAGAATTACTGATTTTCAAACACTCTTCTTCAATATAATATTAATTCTATTATTTGCACTAGTTGGTTTGTTTACTTATGAATTAGGAGAAAAGCATAAACGCGGATTTAATGCTAGCATATTATCATCTTTATTTTTTCTTCTTCTTTTAATAGATCAAGGAATAAAGCTATCAATAAAATTTTTATGGTTTAATACTGATTTTCCTATAATTAATAACATGTTATATTTTAACCCTATAATTAACACAAATGGTTCTTGGTTAAATGCTAGATTTGGTACATCTGTTAGTTTTCCAATTTTAATAGCTTTAAATATAATTGCTATATTAGTCTTCATTGAAGTATATAGATATTATCTGCATAATGGAAGAAAAGATTTTTGGGCTGATATGTGTTTTACTTTTGTAAGCTGTGGCGCCACCTGCTCATTAATTGATAAAGTTTTTTATGGAGGCAGTTTAGATTTTATTGGTATAAGTAATTTGTTTATTGCAGATATAAAGGATTTATATATTAATCTTGGTATATTATTTTTCGTTCTTACCATGTTTAATAATGGATACTTATCATCTGGAGATGACACTTCTTATAAAGAGGATCTTCAATCACTAAAAAAATTTCTATCATTTATCAAAGACGATATATTACATAGATTTAAATCTTTTTAATTAATCTCCTAATTTAAATTCAATAAAACAAAAAGAGCTTTTACTTAATGTAAAAGCTCTTTTTTATATAAATACTAAGCAAGTTCTAAATAAAAAAAAATTACTTTGATAAAAGTAATTGGTGGCTTACCCGGGAATCGAACCCGGGACACCATGATTAAAAGTCATGTGCTCTACCGACTGAGCTAGTAAACCATCTTACCTCGCAACGTCCTACTCTGCCACACAGTCTCCCATGCAGTACCATCGGCGCTATAGACCTTAACTTTCCTGTTCGGAATGGGAAGGAGTGTTACCTCTATGCCATCATCACGAGATGCTAGTTCATTCCAAATCTTTGATTTGGCTAAATGAACTGTACACCAACGAACGAATGTGAGTTAGTGTTTCCTTTTTCTTGTCCCAAATCTATGATTTGGTTGAACGAACTCATTAAATCACTTTAGCGATTTATACTCATTCAAGTGAGACTATTTTACATACATAAAACCATATCAAAACTTTAGCTATTCTGTATTGTTATGTCGAATAATTGTCTCAACAAGATATTATTATACATAGTATTAGTTATTGTGTCAACACTTATATTAAATAAATTCTTAATTTATTTTTTTAGAGTATTCTTTTATTAAATCTACTGACTTCTTAAATTTATCTAGTTCTTCACCTGTCATGTGTATTTCTACAACTTCCTTAACTCCATCTGCATTTAAAACAGCAGGCACTCCGCAGAATACATCATTTTCACCATATTCGCCTTCTAATAGCGTAGAAATTGGCATTATTTTATTCTCATCATTTATAATCGCCTTAATTATTCCTACCGCAGCAGTAGCTATCCCATAATACGTTGTTCCTTTTCTATTATACACTTCCCAACCTGCTTTAGCTGTCTCTAAAACCAATCTATCTAAATCTACATCTCCAACTCTATCTTTGTTATCTCTTAATATTTCATAAAATGATTTACCACCAACAGTTACATGAGACCACGGTACCATTTGCGAATCTCCATGTTCCCCCATTGAATATCCCTGTACACTACGTGGATCCACATTTAATAAATCTCCAATAAAATTTTTTAATCTAGCTGAGTCAACTGAAGTTCCTGTTCCCATAACATGACTTTTTGGTAATCCAGATATCTTATAGACATGATACGCTATCATATCTACCGGATTCGAAATAACAATAAAATGACCTTTAAATCCACTTTTCATTATTGGATCTACAATAGATTTTACTATTTTAGCTGACAATTCTAATGTATCTAATCTAGTTTGACCTGGTTTAGGAGGTGCACCTGCTGTTATAACAACAATATCAACATCTCCACATTGCGAATAATCTCCTCTTACAACTTTCGTATTTCTATTTAAGTATTCGATACAATGATTTAAGTCCATTACTTCTCCAAGCGCTTTTTCTTCATTTATGTCAATCATTAATATTTCATCACAAACGCCTTGTGTCATTAAACTAAATGCTGTACTTGAACCAACTAATCCTGTTCCTATAATTGCAACTTTACTTTTTTTTAGCCCCATTTTAACCCCATCCTTTTTATTATTATTTAAGCTATATTAGCTATTAATCTATACGTATTTGCTTTTTGCCATAATACATTGCAGGAGTATTATGCATGACAAATAAAGATATTTCAACTATATCTCATAATTATAAATCCAATTTTTTCTTGATAAATTTGCTTAATTAATAAATTAATTGTAATTATTATATGCAATCATTTAAAATATATCATTAAATTTTACATTTAGATAATAATATACAAAAAAACAAAAAAAGATTGCTAAAAAATTTAGCAATCTTTTTATGGTGCGTCATCAGGGATTCGAACCCTGGACACCCTGATTAAGAGTCAGGTGCTCTACCAACTGAGCTAATCACGCAAATACTACCTCGCAACGTCCTACTCTGCCACACAGTCTCCCATGCAGTACCATCGGCGCTATAGACCTTAACTTTCCTGTTCGGAATGGGAAGGAGTGTTACCTCTATGCCATCATCACGAGATCTATTCAATTGAAAGATTTTGTTCTTTCAAAATTGCACATAGCTTCTTAATGTATTACAACTTGATTTATATTGGTCAAGCCCTCGACCTATTAGTATCAGTCAGCTAAATATGTTACCATACTTACACCTCTGACCTATCAACCTTGTAGTCTTCAAGGGGTCTTACTAGCTTATGCTATGGGAAATCTCATCTTGAGGTGGGCTTCACACTTAGATGCTTTCAGCGTTTATCCCTTCCCGACTTAGCTACCCAGCTATGCTTCTGGCGAAACAACTGGTACACCATAGGTCAGTCCATCCCGGTCCTCTCGTACTAAGGACAGCTCCTCTCAAATTTCCTACGCCCGCGACGGATAGGGACCGAACTGTCTCACGACGTTCTGAACCCAGCTCGCGTGCCGCTTTAATGGGCGAACAGCCCAACCCTTGGGACCTACTTCAGCCCCAGGATGCGACGAGCCGACATCGAGGTGCCAAACCTCCCCGTCGATGTGAACTCTTGGGGGAGATCAGCCTGTTATCCCCGAGGTAGCTTTTATCCGTTGAGCGATGGCCCTCCCACGAGGTACCACCGGATCACTAAGCCCGACTTTCGTCCCTGCTCCACTTGTAAGTGTCGCAGTCAGGCTCCCTTCTGCCTTTGCACTCTTCGAACGATTTCCGACCGTTCTGAGGGAACCTTTGGGCGCCTCCGTTACATTTTAGGAGGCGACCGCCCCAGTCAAACTGCCCACCTAACAATGTCCTGTCACCAGTTTCATGGCATCCAGTTAGAACTTCAATACTATCAGGGTGGTATCCCAACAACGACTCCTCCAAAGCTGACGCCCTGGTATCCCAGCCTCCCACCTATCCTGTACAGACAATACCGAAATTCAATGCTAAGCTACAGTAAAGCTCTACGGGGTCTTTCCGTCCAATCGCGGGTAGCGAGCATCTTCACTCGCACTACAACTTCGCCGGATTTGCAGTTGAGACAGTGCACAAGTCATTACGCCATTCGTGCGGGTCAGAACTTACCTGACAAGGAATTTCGCTACCTTAGGACCGTTATAGTTACGGCCGCCGTTTACTGGGGCTTAAGTTCATACCTTCGCTTGCGCTAAGTATTCCCCTTAACCTTCCAGCACCGGGCAGGCGTCAGCCCCTATACATCAGCTTTCGCTTTAGCAGAGACCTGTGTTTTTGTTAAACAGTTGCTTGTGCCTATTCTCTGCGACCTACGTTTCCGTAGGCACCCCTTATTCCGAAGTTACGGGGTCAATTTGCCTAGTTCCTTAACTGCAATTCTTCCGTCGGCCTTAGGATTCTCTCCTCATCTACCTGTGTCGGTTTGCGGTACGGGCACTACTTCTCTCTCTAGATGCTTTTCTTGGAAGCATGGAATCAGATACTTCGGTTCCGTGGAACCTTCCCCATCACGCCTCAGAATTGTTGGAACGGATTTGCCAATCCCAACTCCCTAAACGCTTAGACTAGCATC harbors:
- a CDS encoding pyruvate, water dikinase regulatory protein, with the protein product MLTILAVSDSIGETAHQVAIAAASQFEEKVEVKRIPYVKELEDVEDVMNVADNCENVIIVSTIITVDVREHLTQKAMEKNILVMNVLGPIINVATTILKTHPTYNPGAMRQTDEAYYKRIEAMEFAMQYDDSKDYRGLKNADVVLIGLSRTSKTPLCMYLANKGIKAINIPLMPEVGVPEEIYEIDRKKVFGLTINPLRLIEIRKRRLDKFHRITSDIEYAGDARVLEELDFADKIMRKIGCKTIDVTERAIEDTALIILEKIGYNNKK
- a CDS encoding signal peptidase II, giving the protein MKNKKVLTISILPIMWVLYILFELISGRITDFQTLFFNIILILLFALVGLFTYELGEKHKRGFNASILSSLFFLLLLIDQGIKLSIKFLWFNTDFPIINNMLYFNPIINTNGSWLNARFGTSVSFPILIALNIIAILVFIEVYRYYLHNGRKDFWADMCFTFVSCGATCSLIDKVFYGGSLDFIGISNLFIADIKDLYINLGILFFVLTMFNNGYLSSGDDTSYKEDLQSLKKFLSFIKDDILHRFKSF
- a CDS encoding L-lactate dehydrogenase; the protein is MGLKKSKVAIIGTGLVGSSTAFSLMTQGVCDEILMIDINEEKALGEVMDLNHCIEYLNRNTKVVRGDYSQCGDVDIVVITAGAPPKPGQTRLDTLELSAKIVKSIVDPIMKSGFKGHFIVISNPVDMIAYHVYKISGLPKSHVMGTGTSVDSARLKNFIGDLLNVDPRSVQGYSMGEHGDSQMVPWSHVTVGGKSFYEILRDNKDRVGDVDLDRLVLETAKAGWEVYNRKGTTYYGIATAAVGIIKAIINDENKIMPISTLLEGEYGENDVFCGVPAVLNADGVKEVVEIHMTGEELDKFKKSVDLIKEYSKKIN